In Phyllopteryx taeniolatus isolate TA_2022b chromosome 13, UOR_Ptae_1.2, whole genome shotgun sequence, the following are encoded in one genomic region:
- the tpgs1 gene encoding tubulin polyglutamylase complex subunit 1, with translation MSTNMADREKRRSAVPGESPPAVVAEPGPKASGPDADREFLSQAGVGELLRGAVLKMVEARPDDPVGFLADHFGSLAAAVVESGDEALKEPRLNDGPPEEGGGGAQAQQRLNRALWHLRLAHHSQRSAFGNNVRVAYDLLSLAGTFRHAGEGSPAGATGGGVSGGLYTQTLRCLCGEGGVPASTSAPLLGRLHCHDHEAVPYGVFRHGVLTCAVFSDYIRQAQRLYAQVCRPDEGPALRAPCLAVLGALREALETSRDADSSGVQVLRRLEASAKMSPHQVACAMTEAQARGPAGHMDAKEFENAAAKLFIACVKVVS, from the exons ATGTCAACAAATATGGCCGACAGAGAGAAGCGCCGGTCCGCCGTGCCCGGGGAGTCTCCCCCCGCGGTGGTTGCCGAGCCGGGCCCCAAAGCCTCCGGGCCGGACGCCGACCGAGAATTCCTGTCGCAGGCCGGCGTGGGCGAGCTGCTTCGCGGCGCCGTGTTGAAGATGGTGGAGGCCCGGCCGGACGACCCCGTCGGCTTCCTGGCCGACCACTTCGGCAGCTTGGCCGCCGCCGTGGTGGAGAGCGGCGACGAAGCTCTCAAGGAGCCGCGTCTGAACGACGGCCCGCCGGAGGAAGGAGGAGGCGGCGCCCAGGCTCAGCAGCGACTCAACCGAGCGCTGTGGCACCTGCGCCTGGCCCACCACTCGCAGAG ATCAGCATTTGGCAACAATGTCCGTGTGGCTTACGACCTCCTGAGCCTGGCGGGAACCTTCCGGCATGCGGGCGAGGGCAGCCCCGCGGGAGCAACGGGAGGTGGCGTGAGTGGTGGCCTTTACACTCAGACCTTGCGGTGTTTGTGCGGCGAGGGTGGCGTCCCGGCCTCCACTTCCGCCCCGCTACTGGGCCGCCTCCACTGCCACGACCACGAGGCTGTCCCGTACGGCGTCTTCCGCCACGGCGTGCTGACCTGCGCCGTTTTCTCCGACTACATCCGCCAGGCGCAGCGGCTCTACGCCCAGGTGTGCCGCCCGGACGAGGGGCCGGCTTTGCGGGCCCCGTGCCTGGCCGTGCTGGGCGCCCTGAGGGAGGCTCTGGAGACGTCGCGCGACGCCGACTCCTCCGGCGTCCAGGTGCTGCGTCGCCTAGAGGCCAGCGCCAAAATGTCGCCGCACCAGGTGGCATGCGCCATGACTGAAGCGCAGGCGCGAGGCCCGGCTGGCCACATGGACGCCAAAGAATTTGAGAACGCCGCCGCGAAACTCTTTATCGCTTGTGTGAAAGTCGTCTCGTAG